In a genomic window of Ignavibacteriales bacterium:
- a CDS encoding OmpA family protein, whose product MTGNSRNPEVPIIIRKKKGGHAAHHGGAWKVAYADFVTAMMALFIVLWIVGQSKQVKEYMAAYFKDPGAFSENTKGGGAFEFNKVAVGEHLMEENLKRQEEKLKEMGEKIMETMQKTPTLKELAKQIKIEITKEGMRIELVEQSNKVFFDVGTSHLKEDATKVLAIIAAELKAMTNHVVLEGHTDSRQYQSTDGYTNYELSADRANSARRILMKNGLEGARIDGVMGYADRHLRNPSDPFDVVNRRTSILVQYEKQGETKGKKNE is encoded by the coding sequence ATGACAGGAAACTCCCGAAATCCGGAAGTCCCCATTATCATCCGCAAAAAGAAAGGCGGGCACGCGGCGCATCATGGGGGGGCGTGGAAGGTGGCGTACGCCGACTTTGTGACCGCCATGATGGCTCTGTTTATAGTCTTGTGGATCGTGGGCCAGAGCAAGCAGGTCAAGGAGTACATGGCGGCCTACTTCAAGGATCCGGGAGCGTTCTCAGAGAACACCAAAGGGGGAGGCGCGTTCGAATTCAATAAGGTCGCCGTTGGAGAGCACTTGATGGAGGAGAACCTCAAGCGCCAGGAAGAGAAGCTGAAGGAGATGGGGGAGAAGATCATGGAGACAATGCAGAAAACTCCAACTCTCAAAGAACTCGCGAAGCAAATCAAGATCGAAATCACCAAAGAGGGGATGAGGATCGAACTGGTTGAACAATCGAACAAAGTGTTTTTCGACGTTGGCACTTCGCATCTGAAGGAAGACGCGACGAAAGTACTGGCGATTATTGCAGCAGAGTTGAAGGCGATGACGAATCACGTTGTGCTCGAAGGACATACGGATTCACGGCAGTATCAGAGCACCGACGGATATACGAATTATGAGCTCAGCGCGGACCGTGCCAACAGCGCACGCCGGATCTTGATGAAGAACGGGCTGGAGGGTGCGAGAATTGACGGTGTGATGGGATACGCGGACAGGCATCTCAGAAACCCGTCCGATCCGTTCGATGTCGTGAACAGGAGAACCAGCATCCTTGTGCAATATGAGAAGCAGGGCGAAACCAAGGGAAAGAAGAATGAGTGA
- a CDS encoding response regulator has product MSEKTRVLIVDDDDSQREILSAVLRSESSYDVLCAGNGAEALLLVGEKHPAIIISDIYMSVMDGVELCRSVKSDKALRETMFILLTGSDDVGDKVRGFDSGADDYVTRPVHAEELLSRVRASLRIRAMHDEMVEDRKALAELNLILEESYTGVLQLLIHLIGLRVPNASARAERSEQMALWIGAKLEMNGADLQTLGTAARLHEIGKVSFPDELLRKERPDLSEDQRNELESFPNLGQLILGGIPKLKDASTLIRYQLENYDGTGYPDRLMNQQIPLGSRILRLANVIEQLPVAKGFTRQDQLEAVRRAKGTVLDPRVVQLAEEYLQIVENPAWMEGKRQVNILELQAGMVLAHDLVTGTGTKLLPKDSAIGITHIEKILAHHHFDPIVNSIYVYSSTQNQS; this is encoded by the coding sequence ATGAGTGAGAAGACCCGGGTGCTCATCGTCGATGACGATGACTCCCAAAGAGAGATATTGTCGGCCGTGCTCCGCAGCGAGTCATCCTATGACGTTCTCTGCGCAGGGAACGGGGCAGAAGCGCTCCTTCTCGTCGGGGAAAAACATCCTGCGATCATTATCAGCGACATCTATATGTCGGTGATGGATGGCGTAGAACTGTGCCGGAGTGTGAAGAGCGACAAAGCCCTTCGCGAAACGATGTTTATTCTGCTCACGGGCAGCGACGACGTAGGAGACAAAGTGAGGGGCTTCGACAGCGGAGCTGACGATTATGTGACCCGTCCTGTACATGCTGAGGAGTTGTTGTCCAGGGTCCGGGCGTCCCTGCGCATTCGCGCCATGCACGACGAAATGGTTGAAGACCGCAAGGCGCTCGCTGAGTTGAATCTCATTCTGGAAGAGAGCTATACCGGCGTGCTCCAACTTCTCATTCATCTGATCGGCTTGCGGGTTCCGAACGCATCTGCTCGGGCGGAACGCTCTGAGCAAATGGCCCTCTGGATCGGCGCGAAGCTCGAAATGAATGGAGCCGATTTGCAGACCCTCGGCACGGCCGCGAGGCTGCACGAAATCGGCAAGGTGAGTTTCCCGGACGAGTTGCTCCGCAAAGAGCGTCCTGATCTCTCAGAAGATCAACGGAATGAGCTCGAGAGTTTCCCCAACCTTGGCCAGCTTATTCTTGGGGGAATCCCGAAGCTCAAGGACGCGAGCACTCTCATCCGCTACCAGTTGGAAAACTATGACGGCACCGGGTATCCGGACAGGTTGATGAATCAGCAGATTCCTCTCGGTTCAAGGATCCTCAGGCTCGCCAATGTCATAGAACAATTACCTGTTGCAAAGGGCTTCACGCGGCAGGATCAGCTTGAAGCAGTGCGAAGGGCGAAAGGGACTGTTCTCGATCCACGTGTTGTTCAGCTTGCCGAGGAGTACCTTCAGATAGTCGAGAATCCAGCCTGGATGGAGGGAAAGCGGCAGGTCAACATTCTTGAACTGCAGGCGGGAATGGTTCTTGCCCACGATCTCGTGACCGGTACGGGAACGAAGCTTCTCCCAAAGGACTCGGCTATCGGGATCACACACATCGAGAAAATTTTAGCACACCATCATTTCGATCCGATCGTCAACAGTATCTACGTCTACAGCTCCACGCAAAACCAATCCTAG